The genomic interval GCAActagagctgcatccacactgcagaaataatccagtctgacaccactttaactgccacggctcaatgctatagaattctgggaattgttgttggtTGTAGCACTATAGCTCTAACAGGAAatgctaaatgtatcacaaaactataattcccagtattccatagcattgacctcTGGTAGTTggtgatgtcaaattggattatttttgcagtgcagatgcagcctatcaTATTATAGCTTAACTATTGCCTAGCTACAAGTTCacataaaatgtacaaaatgcctTTTCAGACTTCAGCTCTCCCTTTAGGAAAAAGGTTTGACTCCTTTCCTCTCAAAAGAAGATCAGCCTTTACCAAAATTATCAAGGTTCTGCTGGAGAAGGACAAAAGCAGAACAAGAGTTCATCTGCAGACCTTGCCTGAGTAAAGGTAGGAGGTAACAAGATGAGAAGGCAATCGCTATAAGCACAGTTCAGCAATAACCACCTGTACTGTCCTTTGGTGGAAACCAGTATAGGCAGAGGAAGGGGTTCTGTTCCACAGATCTCTTTGCTGAGCACTTAATGTGTGAATTAGTTCAAAGAGTGACGTGATTTCATGTAGAACTGCCATTGTTTCAATTATTACCGAATTGGCTTACGACCAAGATTGGCAACATAGTATCCTCCATCAGTACTGTACTTAAATAGTGATGTATTCATAAGCCCCTGCCAGCATGCCAATGGCCAGGAAATAAAGTTGTTGCCAAAAACATGTGAAGAGCACCAGCTAGCCTTCACATGGGTTAAGATGCATGAGTTTTAGTACCTGCTTGAAATATATTAGGTTTTAACAGACTTCTGTGAAGCCCAGATACTAATTCTGTTCCCAATCCAATCTTTTTCTCTGACCTTGAGCACAAATGTGTTCTCCTTGTCTGGCATTTCCAGGGGGGTTGTTGTCCTCACATCCACTACACAGGAGCAGGCAATGCTGACCCGCGGCTTTGATGCCTAGTGGTTAAAAAggttggggaagggagagagagacagaattgTGATAATACGCCCCACTCTCAAAAAAGGAGTCGCAGGAACACCAAGTGTTTGGCTCCCTTCACCACCTCCCATTGTTTATGCCCCTtctctgccctgccctgccctgccctaaTGCATCCAGTGGCCCACTGCTCACCTTTGGTGGGATGTAGAACTCCAACAGGtacccctctccctcccctttccctgctTTACGCAGGAGAAGACGGCATTTCTGCCAGCGTGTCCGACTACCCCCGCCTGACCCATCGTCAGCCACAATGTAGTTCAGTAAGCCCTCACGCCGCACACTGGCCAGTTCCACTCGGAGCGTAGCCGGGGAGGCTTTATTGAGCCGCAGCCGCTCAAAACGGTGAGTCCAGCGCTCAGAGTCACCACCCCCTGAAGAGTTGGAATTACTGTTGGCTCCTGTGACTGCTCCATCTCCACCGCCGGGAGATGAGTCGGCTGATGTCTTCCACTGCAGGATTCCGCGGACGCTCCCTCGGACACTGCGGCTCACATTGCGCAAAGAGAAACGCTTCTTCAGCTTTGGTTTGGTGGCAGTCACTGCTGCCACTGTAGAAACATCCTCAGAGCTGCGGGACTGGCTGCTGGATAGGCCAGAAGGCGGTCCCAGGGGAGGCTCCACAGGAGAGGCCACTGATGAGTCGCTGCAGGTCTCAGAAAGGTCGCGGGCTGAGGAACAACCAGTGAAGGGGGCAATGTCACAACGAGGCGGTGAGTCGCTGGCATAAGCCCGGCTCACTTCTGCCTCAAAATGTTCCAGGAAGTGCTCAGCAAAGCGGCGTGAGAAGGCGGCTTCGGCTCCTGGTGTTGCAAACTGAGGGTTCTCACCCAAGAAGGCCCGGAATCGCCGGGCAAAGTCCACAGCGGCAGCACGGGCATGCGCCTCACAGAATTCCCGCCAACCtggtgaggggagagaggcaggctcaCCCACCATCCCTCCCCCTACTGGCGACAGGGGCACTGCACTCCCGTTCATGACTGCCCAGGTGGGGCCAAGTGCCAACACATCCAGCGCCAGGACTGGGCTCCTACTGGTACCAATGGTCTTGTGACCTACAGAGGGAATAACAGAGAGGCTATTATGAAAATACCTGGACAAAATGACAAAATGGATACATGGTTGCTCCTTCTGTCTGTGATAAAGGGAAGAAAcaacatcctttttttttaaagtatgcatgGACATCAATAATACCAAAATCTACAGTCAGGAATTGTCTTTATTAGGATCTACCAAAAATGATCTTAAAAGATCACCTAATCTCAAAAACATGCCCACAATGTTATGCGTTTTTAGTTGCCCTAACAAGAAAATTTTCTAGACAGATTTTGTTTTCTACCTTTTTAATGGACCAATATCCATTATCCAATATGGTGCGTTTTATACTTAACTGAAGAACCATAGCTTACCAACATCATTCCCTTTCTGAGCATTTCAGACAAGCTGGTAAACCTATGACAAGACCCTACAGATATCACTTGGCCTTGTATTGTCCTAAATGGCGCTGGAAAATCCTGTACAAAAGGAAGACAAACTCTGAATGCATAAAGTTATTCAACTGGATATGCTGAAACTGTAGGGTGATCAGGCTACAGCACTAAGTAGAAATAAATCACAAGGCCAcagttttgttttcatatttagaCAGACGTTTCATCAATGCTTTTGTAGAAGTTCAGCATTAAGCCCAGAAATATGTATCATCTTAACTTACTCAGGAGAACAAAAGTCCCCTCCAACCCGCGTAATGCCATAAACACCTCTTAAAGTATGGCCTCTGAAGGCCTACGGTGGGGGCTAGTACCCTACATGAAGGATTTACTCATCATCAGGGAAAGGCTTCAAGCTTTCTATAGGAAGGGCTTTTCAACCTAAGGGCATATGTTTAAACCGATAGCCTTATCTGCATTCTGAGAAGATAAAATCCTATGAAAGGACTTTACCACACAAACAATCCCATGTTTGAGTAAGCTCTTGGTCAAAGAAACCTACATCTAAAGGCGTATCACGGAATAAgataaactgccctggctcaaggctatggaattctgggagttggagtatgttgtgagGCCCGgagcggagctctgctccgctccaggcccacaacatactccaactcccagaattccatagccttgagccagtaAGCAgagttaaagctgtgccaaactgggttattccccAGGTTTCTTCAtaagagggttgccattgccatcctctgaggctgagagagtgtgactccttgcccaaggtcaccccccTCCATGGGTTTCGATGCAGAAGTGGagagactcgaaccctggtccctcCAGAGTCTTGGCCCAACGATCAAAGCACAATGCGCGCCTCAGGAGCGAGAAGGGCCTTGGTAGAAGGAAAGGTGGTCCCCATCTCCCCCAGCAGGCCTCCTGGAGCTGGCAGGGTCCAGTGTCGGCGTCCCTTTCGGGGCCTGGCGGGGGAAGAAGCGCTCTCCTTGGGAGGGTCGCCATGTCCCTCTCCCGCGCGTGTCGCTTACCATCCcggccttgggtcccttccaggaggaagggttcgtctctcctctgcctctccgtctctcgctctctctgctgctgctgctgctgctcctcctcctgtcGCACTCTCGCGCCACTTCCGCTTCCGGGCTCCCTAAGTCACGtgatgttgtttttctttcctttcacttcCGCCTTCGTCATCAAGGCGGAGGTTGAAAAGAacgacagcagcagcagcgggacTCTGCTCACCATAGAGAGAGAAGGCTAGAGAGGCCGGGGAGAAATCCGCGTCAGCCATTTGTTCAAGCGACTGAGCTCTGTTGCCAAGGCAGCGTGACGTAGACGCTGTCCGCCGTGGGACGCAGAGGGAATAGGGCGGCTTTCCCGTTGCCCCGGCAACGACGCCATAGTGCCgctctctcctcccccttccgCTGCTctatggtcccaaacacactgcaggaataatccagtgggaggccgctttaactgccctggctcagtgctatggaactctgggaattgcagtttgtttgtggcgccagcgctctctgacagagaaggctggatgtctcacaaaagtacaagtcccagaattccatagcaccgagccacagcagttaagtggtggattatttctgcagtgcggatgggaAACCAATGTTCAAATCCTGGCAcggccatggaaagggtgcccttgagcaaatcgcactctctcagcctcagaggatggcactggcaacccccctctaaagacatttgccaagaaaaccccatgataaggttcccttagggttgccataaaccagaaactacttgaaggcacacaacaacaacaacaaccaagtttaTTTGGTGGGATGAGCTCCCAGGAAAGTGTGCTTATAGGGTTTCTGTGTTCTTGTGAGACTTCTGAGCATGGCCAAAGTGTTTTCTCCTCACCCCTGAGAAATTGAAGGTGAAAACCAAAAAGGAAGGACAACTggcctcttccacaagatccgagaaatcaaagagaaagtTAAACCAAGAGTAAGGATGCTCTTCCACCAGCAAGTGAGCACTTTACAAGACCATGCGGCAATAAAGAGaggatggaaacaatacactgaagaactgtaGAAACGAGATGAAAGGAAGGCAGatttattcaaggaagaaccGTTTGAAGACGCACCTACAGGTTTAGAAAGTGACATGGAAGCTACATCCAGGGcaattgggagaaataaatcaccaggaacggATTTCATGCTGTAACACACACTGCTCCAGACATCAAAGTGGACTTGATATCAGTTAACAACCAAAAAAACACTGTTAACCtatgtggccacatagccactTTTACAGAACAGTTCTTTATTTTAATGAGCCATCTGTTCTAAGGGCTATCTAGTGATAGCCATTAGggcagaaaggtggggtataaataccataaaaaaataacaatagtcAATGTctggtttaaaaataaaggaCCAAAAGGAGAGTGATCTCAGGGTCATGCAGCTGCCTTCTGCAGTGAGTACTTGGCCAGAGGCTTCATCAGGAATACATGTCACAGGATCAGTGTTCTCCATTTGAGTGAGATGTATTGTAATTATATTGAAATTATGAAAAGCATTTTTACTTTGCACCTGTACTGTACATATAAATTAGCATGTGCACTTTAATGCAGatcactctccagatgttgtgattattattattattattaatttgcaggCTGAGGTTTTGCACCACTCTTGAACCATTAATATGAGGAGAGCGTAGCTGAGGAAACCAAGTAAAGAATGACATTACTCATAAGGAAAGCGTGTTGGAAGAAGAAAGACGAAAACAGGGTCGTTCTGGAAAGATTCTTTTGTAACAAGGGCAGTTACGTTCAGATCGATTATAGcaaagcaatagcagcttcatttatatactgcttcataccacttaatcagtctctaagcagtttactgtaagctaattgcccccaacaaactgggtactcattttagcaaccttggatggatgcaagcctgagttgagcctgagtcCTGGCTCATTGAATTATATCCCTATTTAATTTGCACAGCCAGATGGAAAAATCAAGGAAACCAGTCTGAAATCCTGGatactggctaggggattctgggagctgtgatccAAGAAAAGCTCCCTTCCCAAGCTCTCTTCAAGGAGAACATATTTAATACACAACCTATACCCAGGCAGTGCCATCACTACGGAGGTGCAGACCCTTGTGGGgcttatttaataattaaaattagcGCAGTGCAGCGGTCAAAGATTCTCCAATGGCTTGAGGGCAAACTATGgtctttattataggaactcaATTTTAAGATAGGAAAGTTCCTGAGGGAGCTATTGgatttttcgggctctgtggccatgttctagaagagtttcttccc from Sceloporus undulatus isolate JIND9_A2432 ecotype Alabama chromosome 6, SceUnd_v1.1, whole genome shotgun sequence carries:
- the SH2B1 gene encoding SH2B adapter protein 1 isoform X2, yielding MNGSAVPLSPVGGGMVGEPASLPSPGWREFCEAHARAAAVDFARRFRAFLGENPQFATPGAEAAFSRRFAEHFLEHFEAEVSRAYASDSPPRCDIAPFTGCSSARDLSETCSDSSVASPVEPPLGPPSGLSSSQSRSSEDVSTVAAVTATKPKLKKRFSLRNVSRSVRGSVRGILQWKTSADSSPGGGDGAVTGANSNSNSSGGGDSERWTHRFERLRLNKASPATLRVELASVRREGLLNYIVADDGSGGGSRTRWQKCRLLLRKAGKGEGEGYLLEFYIPPKASKPRVSIACSCVVDVRTTTPLEMPDKENTFVLKLSSSLEYILETVDSLQMRSWLADIQECMGLGESTDSLEQPCMNHSESMPSRELPMVPSESNEQLSQGAYGGLMDRPSASMSPSSVSIAASHFDSMELLPPELPPRVPIDEGPFSTGLLHTTFPETPDTTGSFLFQGEPDPGGGSLGDTEHPLSDYPWFHGTLSRLKAAQLVLAGGASSHGVFLVRQSETRRGEYVLTFNFQGKAKHLRLSLNEDGQCRVQHLWFQTIFDMLEHFRVHPIPLESGGSSDVTLVSYVVASQRLHGRDRAGSRAPVSGFSGDPDSPPNLISILAAASAGDCVTEHLS